In Scylla paramamosain isolate STU-SP2022 chromosome 29, ASM3559412v1, whole genome shotgun sequence, a genomic segment contains:
- the LOC135115542 gene encoding ubiquitin carboxyl-terminal hydrolase 22-like isoform X2, whose product MSMEGCVHLSEFKSTKGTQPFRIIYSFFVFCTSKAARQQKAKWCVCSVCAAHAPRIHACLHCIHFACYQGHIQDHTTSMQHNLVVDVEQGQILCMACGDYVYDSEIRRIAVNCKEKARRSLGLSTEYRAWAPDSVEMTLLQAHPKRRRPTPNSTIGLRGLINLGNTCFMSCIIQALTHTPLLRDYFLSDKHVCQFNNDSTRCLVCEISRLFQEFYSGNKAPLILHKLLHLIWTHARHLAGYEQQDAHEFFIAALDVLHRHCQGNPPSNGDSTHTCSCIIDQIFTGGLQSDVVCQACNGVSTTIDPFWDISLDLGPCPYGTSKADKTVPTSLADCLERFTRPEHLGSSAKIKCNGCQSYQESTKQLTMKKLPIVCSFHLKRFEHSNRLHKKISTFISFPEHLDMTPFMSNRRNNNNNHNGITTHPTDINNRYSLFAVVNHVGSLDAGHYTAYVRQHRDQWYKCDDHMITRATIQDVLQSEGYLLFYHKQILEYD is encoded by the exons ATGAGCATGGAAGGATGTGTTCACCTTTCTGAGTTTAAATCTACAAAGGGGACGCAGCCCTTCCGCATCATCTACAGTTTTTTCGTGTTCTGCACCAGCAAGGCGGCGCGGCAGCAGAAG gcaaaatggtgtgtgtgttcagtttgTGCAGCACATGCGCCCAGAATCCATGCTTGCCTTCACTGCATCCACTTTGCCTGCTACCAGGGCCACATCCAGGACCACACTACCTCCATGCAGCACAATCTTG TCGTGGATGTGGAGCAGGGCCAGATTCTGTGTATGGCGTGTGGCGATTACGTCTATGACTCGGAGATCAGACGCATCGCTGTCAACTGCAAGGAGAAGGCGCGGCGTTCCCTCGGGTTGAGCACCGAGTACCGGGCGTGGGCGCCGGACTCAGTGGAGATGACGCTCCTTCAGGCGCATCCCAAGAGGCGGCGGCCCACTCCTAACTCCACCATAG GCCTTCGTGGGCTCATCAACCTGGGTAACACGTGCTTCATGAGTTGTATCATCCAggcactcacccacacacctctCCTGAGAGACTACTTCCTCTCAGACAAACACGTGTGTCAGTTCAACAATGACTCCACGCGCTGCCTCGTCTGTGAGATCTCGAGGCTGTTTCAGGAG TTCTACAGTGGCAACAAGGCGCCGCTGATTCTCCACAAGCTCCTGCACCTCATCTGGACCCATGCCAGACATTTGGCGGGCTACGAGCAGCAGGATGCCCATGAGTTCTTCATAGCAGCCCTCGATGTTCTGCACCGCCACTGCCAG GGCAACCCTCCCTCCAATGGAGACTCTACGCACACATGTTCCTGTATCATAGACCAAATTTTCACTGGCGGGCTGCAGTCAGATGTTGTGTGTCAGGCGTGCAA TGGTGTGTCCACTACCATAGACCCTTTCTGGGACATTTCCCTGGACCTGGGCCCATGTCCATATGGCACCAGCAAGGCGGACAAAACTGTTCCCACCTCACTGGCAGATTGTCTAGAGAGGTTCACACGACCAGAACACTTAG gCAGCAGtgcaaaaataaaatgtaatggGTGTCAGAGTTACCAGGAGTCTACAAAGCAACTCACTATGAAAAAGCTTCCTATAGTTTGTAGTTTTCATCTAAAG CGCTTCGAGCACAGCAACCGGTTACATAAAAAGATCTccactttcatctccttccctgaGCACCTGGACATGACTCCCTTCATGTCTAACAGacgcaacaataacaacaaccacaatgGCATCACTACGCACCCCACCGACATCAACAACAG GTACTCCCTGTTTGCGGTGGTGAACCACGTGGGGAGCCTGGATGCCGGCCACTACACAGCGTATGTGAGGCAGCACCGAGACCAGTGGTACAAGTGTGATGACCACATGATCACCCGCGCCACCATTCAGGACGTCCTGCAGAGCGAGGG GTACCTCCTTTTCTACCATAAGCAAATTTTAGAGTATGATTGA
- the LOC135115542 gene encoding ubiquitin carboxyl-terminal hydrolase 22-like isoform X1 has product MSMEGCVHLSEFKSTKGTQPFRIIYSFFVFCTSKAARQQKAKWCVCSVCAAHAPRIHACLHCIHFACYQGHIQDHTTSMQHNLVVDVEQGQILCMACGDYVYDSEIRRIAVNCKEKARRSLGLSTEYRAWAPDSVEMTLLQAHPKRRRPTPNSTIGLRGLINLGNTCFMSCIIQALTHTPLLRDYFLSDKHVCQFNNDSTRCLVCEISRLFQEFYSGNKAPLILHKLLHLIWTHARHLAGYEQQDAHEFFIAALDVLHRHCQVPTLSTPREFYLSVHGNPPSNGDSTHTCSCIIDQIFTGGLQSDVVCQACNGVSTTIDPFWDISLDLGPCPYGTSKADKTVPTSLADCLERFTRPEHLGSSAKIKCNGCQSYQESTKQLTMKKLPIVCSFHLKRFEHSNRLHKKISTFISFPEHLDMTPFMSNRRNNNNNHNGITTHPTDINNRYSLFAVVNHVGSLDAGHYTAYVRQHRDQWYKCDDHMITRATIQDVLQSEGYLLFYHKQILEYD; this is encoded by the exons ATGAGCATGGAAGGATGTGTTCACCTTTCTGAGTTTAAATCTACAAAGGGGACGCAGCCCTTCCGCATCATCTACAGTTTTTTCGTGTTCTGCACCAGCAAGGCGGCGCGGCAGCAGAAG gcaaaatggtgtgtgtgttcagtttgTGCAGCACATGCGCCCAGAATCCATGCTTGCCTTCACTGCATCCACTTTGCCTGCTACCAGGGCCACATCCAGGACCACACTACCTCCATGCAGCACAATCTTG TCGTGGATGTGGAGCAGGGCCAGATTCTGTGTATGGCGTGTGGCGATTACGTCTATGACTCGGAGATCAGACGCATCGCTGTCAACTGCAAGGAGAAGGCGCGGCGTTCCCTCGGGTTGAGCACCGAGTACCGGGCGTGGGCGCCGGACTCAGTGGAGATGACGCTCCTTCAGGCGCATCCCAAGAGGCGGCGGCCCACTCCTAACTCCACCATAG GCCTTCGTGGGCTCATCAACCTGGGTAACACGTGCTTCATGAGTTGTATCATCCAggcactcacccacacacctctCCTGAGAGACTACTTCCTCTCAGACAAACACGTGTGTCAGTTCAACAATGACTCCACGCGCTGCCTCGTCTGTGAGATCTCGAGGCTGTTTCAGGAG TTCTACAGTGGCAACAAGGCGCCGCTGATTCTCCACAAGCTCCTGCACCTCATCTGGACCCATGCCAGACATTTGGCGGGCTACGAGCAGCAGGATGCCCATGAGTTCTTCATAGCAGCCCTCGATGTTCTGCACCGCCACTGCCAGGTACCAACGCTCTCAACTCCAAGAGAATTTTACTTGAGTgttcat GGCAACCCTCCCTCCAATGGAGACTCTACGCACACATGTTCCTGTATCATAGACCAAATTTTCACTGGCGGGCTGCAGTCAGATGTTGTGTGTCAGGCGTGCAA TGGTGTGTCCACTACCATAGACCCTTTCTGGGACATTTCCCTGGACCTGGGCCCATGTCCATATGGCACCAGCAAGGCGGACAAAACTGTTCCCACCTCACTGGCAGATTGTCTAGAGAGGTTCACACGACCAGAACACTTAG gCAGCAGtgcaaaaataaaatgtaatggGTGTCAGAGTTACCAGGAGTCTACAAAGCAACTCACTATGAAAAAGCTTCCTATAGTTTGTAGTTTTCATCTAAAG CGCTTCGAGCACAGCAACCGGTTACATAAAAAGATCTccactttcatctccttccctgaGCACCTGGACATGACTCCCTTCATGTCTAACAGacgcaacaataacaacaaccacaatgGCATCACTACGCACCCCACCGACATCAACAACAG GTACTCCCTGTTTGCGGTGGTGAACCACGTGGGGAGCCTGGATGCCGGCCACTACACAGCGTATGTGAGGCAGCACCGAGACCAGTGGTACAAGTGTGATGACCACATGATCACCCGCGCCACCATTCAGGACGTCCTGCAGAGCGAGGG GTACCTCCTTTTCTACCATAAGCAAATTTTAGAGTATGATTGA